The Halichoerus grypus chromosome 3, mHalGry1.hap1.1, whole genome shotgun sequence genome segment TATTACTGACAGCTAATTAGTTTTCACAGGTATTAGATAATCACATGTTCAACCAGAAACTACATTAATGGCAACTAAGGTCAAAATTTGTCATTTAAGCATTTAATGACAAAACTTAACTTAAGAATCATTACAATACCatgtttaaaataacataatcCATGTCTGGTGCATTAACCTCACAGAATGACTGAATAAGACTTATTCAGtgatggaaatggaaatgttaTTCTAAATGCCCTGACTTTACTGCATTTCTTATATTTCTCAATTCCCACTActcaatttctgtttttctgtgttagcaaagtttgttttatggtattttgttttcattcatagTTGCAGCAGGAAGAAAGGCTTTTCAagaaaatatcaggaaaaaaaaaaaggattagcTCAGTTCCCTGAAGATGTCTGCAAaagtaaaggtaaaaaaaaaaaaaaaaaaattcaagtgagGGAACTATATAAAGGTGGTGCAGGTGCAGGACGAGCAGGAATTAAATTTCCCTGAGATGATACTTTCGGTTGTGGTGGAGGTGGcctgtgaggggaaaaaagacagttaattACGTGTTTCAACTGCATAAAATAATACTACGCCATTAAAAGCCCAATGTAACACCATCTTTAACATTGCTGACAATTCTTAAGAGTACATTATATTCTGAGATTATTATTCATCTTATATGCAATGGTTAAAGGATGCAATCAGCGTCTAAAATGGAGTAACTACCAAAAAGTAATGCTATTCTATAATCAAAAATATTATATGAAGGTtctggtttatatatttttaaaaggagtaaCACATGAAATTGAAAAGACAAATTGTAAAAGACAAGCGAGGTCACTAGCTCCGTTTACataaataaagctgaaattcCACTCATTCAAAACTAACACCCACTCTGAGAATCAAACCTGCTATGACTCTTCTATACCTGTCCTTCACCTCTATACCCTTCCTCACCCTCTTCATCCAATTCTAGTATTCCTCTACTCCGATAACACACCAGAACATGACCTGGTGAATATCTGTCTCACAATTTATATATTCCTCTCTTGATGCGCAGCTGGATTTCCACGCActcttattatataataaagattataCAGGAGAACACTCCTTAGTGTTGCAATTCAGTTGCAATTTGAGGGacttttgggggtgggaggggtaagATGCactttatatattgcaaaacatCGTAATCAAtgttcttccttgctgattttaaGTCCATCCATTGAGAACTGAAAGATTTCAGTGcttgtgtttttcagttttagaactTCCATATGATTCTTTTATTAAAGTTTGTAGTACTGCGCTGAAAAGTCTCAATCTTAACTATTAGTTCAATGACATAATCATTAGTCATTTTAAAGTCTGTGGCTGATGATGCTCCTCACTGGGTAATACCCTCTGAGTTTGTTTCTATCATCTGTGGCTTTTCTTGTTttagtcacattttcttttcttgtaggtCTGCTCTTTTGACTGGGGCCAAACATAAAAAATTGTAGAAATAAGTTAAGGATCTAGTTTATCCTTATCGCTGGGGCCCAACACAGTGCCTGGGAGGACTGCCAGGAAACCTCCTGCTTGGCTGGGCTCCAGTTCTTGCCCCCTCAGCCCTGGGAATTTGTTGCAAGCTCTCCTCAGCTTCCTAGCCTCTTAGTTCTCACATTGAGAATTGGGAGACATGTCCAGGATGGAAAACTGTCCCCCAAAAGCTGGGATTATGTCCGGACTGCCTTTCTCTCCTGGGCCCCACATTTCCTCCTCGTTTCCTATCTGATAGTTCACTCAGGCCTTCAAACACATATTTCCTTACCTTGTCTAGCTTCTCTAGCTGTTCCTAATAGGAAGGCTGGTCTTACCCATCTGGTTTGCCATTGCTGGGTATTTTAAAGGCCCTTGCTTCTGAATCTTACATACACCGAAGGCTGTAGCACCATTTGCTTGTCTTGCtcagacttaaaatttttttttttaagattttatttatttatttgacagacacagcgagagagggaacacaagcagggggagtgggagagggagaagcaggcctcccgccaagcagggagcccaacgcggggctcaatcccaggaccctgggatcatgacctgagccgaaggcagacgcttaacaactgagccacccaggcgccccagacttcTTTAAAATTGCATATTGACACTGCACTAATATGATAAAACTTACATAAAAAGTTCTTAAAAGCTTTTCTAAAAATTGTGTTCTATCTAAACTGTTGGCAAGAAATACCCTGTGCTAAATTAAATACAAGGGAGCAATGGGTTTTACTCTGGTTAAGTAATCTAAGTGAATTCACTTCAGACCTTGATGGGAACTGCTGAGGCTGCTTGGCTGCGTAAGTTGGTACCGGAATTCTGTTTGCATATATaggctaaaaaggaaaaaacagttaTTACCACAATGCACTCATAAATATGTTTTCGATACAGAAAgtaatcaatatattttaaatcaatgaatagatatttacaatgctgacatttaaaaatagtttgcttATTCAACATATCTTTGCCACTGAATGTGGAATACTTAATTCTTTTAaggctatatttttttaattcaataatacTATTATAATCTTGGTTCTAATCAACTACATTAATTAAAAGGTAACTCATTTCCtataccaatatatatatttttaaagatttatttatttattttagagagagagagagcatgaagtggggaggtgcagagggagagggagagaatctcaagcaggttccatgctgagcacagagcccagtgtggggctcaatcccccaaccctgagatcatgacctgagctgaaaccaagagccagacgctcaactgactgagccacccaggagccccatcaacatatttttttaaaagattttatttatttgtcagagagagagagagagagtgcacaagcagggggggcagcagagggagagggagaagcaggcttcccgcagagcagggagcccgatgtgggactcgatcccaggactctgggatcatgacctgagccgaaggcagctgcttaacaaactgagccacccaggtgttccaacatattttttttttaagattttatttatttatttgacaaagagcgagagatagtgagagagagagcacaagcgagggaacggcaggcagaaggacaggaagaagcaggctccccactgcacaaggagcccaatgcaggactcgatcccaggaccccaggatcatgacctgagccgaaggcagacacttaaccgactgagccacccaggcaccccctatcaacatattttaaataaaatcttccaaaaatatATTGCCAAACCTGTTCGGTATCTAACTAGTATTGTAAATACTCCTAATTTACAACCCTTAATTTGGGGATTCATGATATTCCTTCCTTGACAAGATAGTTGAAAgaagttttataataaagtgagagtctataataaataagaaagtaaaagtaCGAATATTTTTCACATATCACATTACATTAGGAAAAGTTAGGGAAGATCAGATGGAATtacggttaagcatccaactcttgatttcagggtcatgagtttaagcgctgggcgtggagcctacttaaaattctctctctgcccctccccatgtttGCAggctctctatctcaaaaaaaaaaaaaaaaaaaagaatatgcacgGTGTTGGAGAAGAGCTTGAACATTCTCTGGGTCCCGCTGTAGAACAGACAGTCTATTTTTCTGCCCCAAAGAATATTTGCTTATACTGTTAAATGGAGAAGGGACACAAGAAAATGTCTCATTCCCTTTCCACCAACCCATGGAAGCAGCACTTTAAAAGGATAGTTAAACTCTACTTCTTGGAATTTAACATATACTTTTACATGTATGCAAAGACGTATATAGAAGGATCCTTGATACTGCATTTTTCTGTGGTAACAAGATTTGAAACAActggtttttaaatttgtgaTAAATCCATAAGATGGACTGGTATACAGTTATTAAAAGCCTGGGATACATGCTTCTTACAAACAATGGACTAAAATGTTCCAAGTAGAGAGCACTAAAATGCTGGTTAAAATAttaacaggtattttttttatttttttttaaagattttatttattgatttgacacagagagagagacagcacaagcagggggaacagcaggcagagggagagggagaagcaggctccctgctgagcaaggagcctgacacggggcttgatcccaggacgccaggatcatgacctgaaccaaaggcagatgcttaactgactgagccacccatgcaccccaggtattttttttttttaatgcttgaaTGAGTTACTAGGGAGTAAGAAACATCTTAAAGACCAAAAAACAATAAGTATGAAAGAGTCCAGATATGTAACAGCGTTTGTCCTATGAATATCTTCCATCCCTGGTGGGCTACATTATATGTTTTCAGGTAATATATAGACCTAGAATTGGATGGAATTGGATGGAATGCTGAACAGGATGGAATGCTGAATATAAGACCTAATATAAAGCGTAGGCCCCTAAAGGGCAATATCCTCACTGGATTAACTCAATAAAGAAACACCTGTCCCAAGGAACAGTGGAGAAACTTGCCTAAATAGACCTTGGTACTGGTAGaaggggaataaaagaaaatcatctcCCTGGGGAATTTCTAACCATACACCCATCCTCACAAAGGTTTGGGGGAGCAGAGTTCATAACACTTGTGTGACCcaaaaaaacaccaacaaaaattttaatttaaaggcacagaggggctctgggtggctcagtcattaagcgtctgcctttggctcaggtcatgatcccgggatcccgggatcaagccccgcatcaggctccttgctcagcaggaagcctgcttctccctctcccacttcctctgcttgtgttccctctctcactgtgtctctctctttcaaataaataaaatctttaaaaaattaaaaaataataataataataataaaaaataaaggcacagaAGATTGACCATGCCCTCAAACACGTGGCCAAGGGAAATACACACACTCTCTGCAGGAACTCACTATAATTCAAGACTGAAATAATTCTCccatataaaattcaaaagaatgcCAGTTTACAATCAGTATCACAAAGCACACTAGCAAACAAGCCACTGCAAGAATCAGTAGAAATAACAAACCACAGAACCAAGACTGCACATATTAAAATGATCAGATAAAGCACAAAAAGTAGGTATTTTGtatgtttaaagaaatgagtgcttttaaaaacataatgaagCTACAAGAAACTATCATAAATAACAAATGGATTTGAATCTAATTTATCTAACAATGTATCTAAAGAcaagcagaggagaaaaatgaaatggagcAAGGAGGAAACTAAATCagtccaaaaaaatagaagaggctTTGTGGTGTggggagaaaacagaagaaacaggaaaacaatgagattacaaaaataatacgGTAGAAAAACTATATTAATAATTGCACTCAACATAAAGTCTccagttaaaagacaaatatttttaaaaaatttttaaataagatattctGTTTATAAGAGACaacataaagacaaagaaaagttgCACGTAAAAAgacataaagtaaatattaaacaaaaagaaaaagctggggacgcctgggtggctcagtcggttaagcatctgccttcggctcaggtcatgatcccagagtcctgggatagagtcctgcattgggctccttgctcagcggggagcctgcttctccctctgcctgcctctctccctgtttgcgctctgtctctctctctgacaaataaataaaatctttaaaaaaaaaaagtaaaaactgatattgctgtattattttaaaaatggatttgagATGAGAGATGGTCTTTCCCAATCTCATACATAAGGACTCTAACTACCGACAGCcgaaaaccttttaaaaatagctatcaGGAACTGCTTTAAGGACTTCTCATTATCAACATGAAAGATGTCACTAGAAGAACAtggggaaatatttaaatatgccaAGGAAACTGACCTCAAAATTAGGAACACAAGGATGCTTGCTTTTACCACTGCTATGCAACATATTACTGGAAAATCTAGCCAGATcaacaggagaagaaaagaaaataaaagacatccagttTGGAAAGAAGTACAACTACCTCCATTCACTGATAACACGATCctatataaacaaaaaatccCGAAGGGTCCACAAGAAAGCTACTAGAGCTAACAAATGAATTCAGCAGAGATGCAGGATGTAACATGAACATGCAaaaattggttttgtttctatacaccaacaatgaaaaatccaaaaaggaaattaagaaagcagtTCCATTTAAcagcatccaaaagaataaaacacctaggaataaacttaaccaagaaggtcaaagacttgtatactgaaaattacaaaacattgctgaaagaaattaaagtagatctaaataaatggaaatacaactAGTGTTCATGGATTCAAAGACTTAATACTGTCAGGATATGTCAATATAACCCAAAGTGATCTGTAGATTCAACACAACCCCTATCGAAATTCCAACagccttttttgcagaaatggaaaagtagATTCTCAAATCATACGGAATCAAAGGGGccttaaataacaaaacaatcttgaaaaagaagaaaaaagttggtGGACTCACACTTCGCAATGTCAAAACTCATTACAACCCCACAACAATCAAAATAGTGTAGAGCTGCCATAAGGATGGAAATAGagcccaaatgaataaaattgagagAATAGAAATAAACCTATACATCTATGGCCAACTGACTTTCCACAAGGTTTTAAGTCCATTCGATgaagaaagaatagtctcttcaacaaataagGCCAGGACAAGTGGAtttctacatgcaaaagaaagaaactgaacccctatttcataccatatacaaaaattactcaaaatggatcaaagatctaaacataagaactaaaatcataaaacttttaaaaaacatacaagtAAATCTTCATGTCCTTGGATTTGACAATGGATTGTTAGagatgacatcaaaagcataagcaacaaaagaaaaaacagataaactggacttcataaaaattaaaaaatcttgtgCATTAGAGGACAttatcaacaaagtgaaaagacaacctatagaatggaagaaaatatctacaaatcatatatctgataaagtgttaatacccagaatatataaagacctacaactcaacaacaaaaagacaagcaacccaattaaaaaaatgagcaatggacttgaatacacatttctccagaCCAGagatacaaatggctaataagcacatgaaaagatactcaacatcactaatcattagagaaatgcaaatcaaaaccacaacaaggaACCATTCaacatccactaggatggctataattaaaatttaaaaagcaaagcaaaaacagaaaataacaagtgttgacaaagatgggaagaaatcagaacactcatggtagaaatgtaaaatggtgtagccactgtggaaaccatctggtggttcctcaaaaagttaaatacagaatAACGATATAACATatcaattccactcttaggtatacatacatacatacagatgtgctgtgtatatatatatataataaaatactattcagccataaaaaagaaggaaatcttgccattttcaacaacatggatcaACCCTGAGGGCAATATACTAGTGAAGTAAGTccgacagaaagacaaatactctatgacctcgcttatatgtagaatcttaaaaaaaaaaaaactcacacatacagagaacagattggtggttgccagaggtgggagtgggggatggggtgacattgggtgaaggaggtcaaaaggtacaaacttccagttacaaaataagtaagtcatggaaaTGTAATGtacacagcatggtgactatagttaaaatattgtactgtatatttgaaaattgctaagagaatagatctcaaaagttctcatcacaaggataGTAAAATTATGTGGGCtaatggatattaactagacttttTGTGGTGattgatcatttcacaatatatacaaatattgagtcATTATGTTGAACACCCAAAACTAATaaatgtatgtcaattacatctcagtaaaaaaaaagtagaatagtggttgatAGGGGTaagggggagggaaaaatgggAGTTATTGCTTTGGgtatagagtttcttttttttttttttcatgataaatatttttatttttaaacactgaacTGTACATCTTTCATAACAAAGATGAAATTCcagcctgttttttaaaaataattatacttactaatacttttatatttttttaatagaagccAACTTCCTCTAAATTTTCAGCTTCATTCCATAACTTTTACAGAATCATAATCTCTTGAATATATTTccaatatcctttaaaaaataaaaaattcatacaagataattttatttaacatagtaaaaCTTAACAGGTTACAGTATAACTACCAACCTTCTGGCTATCACTGAATACTTTTCCACGACAGAAAAGCCAACATGTTGGAGTAATCAATTCtctgtatttacttttattaaaaagaggTTTTTGGTAGTGAGAACAAATAATCTCTCATTTGTTGCTTGAAAGTCTAAAATAGGATCATTGGTTTCTAGGCTTGCTACTTGCTGCTTAGCAACCTGTCCTATTTGCTTGCCTTCCTTTCTGTTGTAAAGTACAGTGGACATGGGAGTAGGCTGACGGTAGATGAATACTCGACGAAGGCATTCGCACAGGGCTGCATAGGAGTAATTGGGAGCACAGGCAAAAaattttttgtctctctttgaTGCTTGGACGTAGCCTAAAGCATTGAAAGTTGCAATATGTTCCCACATATCATCTTGTTTGCTGGAGTGTGGTTGCCAGGTAGGGCATCAACATCATGGCGCAAACAGAAGCAGGGCACTTCTTTAGGATCCACTATGACAGAGAAAAGGTACTGGTTGCTTCCAAGATTCACCACATGAGTAGTTTTTAATGTACTGCCATCAAATCTGCATAAACTGGAGCTCTCTTCAAAGAAAATGTCACATTCTTCTAACTCTTGAGCATTACAAGGTTTTTCTTTATCTGGATTTGGATTCAGTTCTTCAGAGGTCAAATGCATTAAACGTTTAGCTATTGCAGCACACTGGGCTGAGTCTCTTATAAACTCTCCTTGCTTATCACCGACCACTAGCTCTGGCCATGTTagtccttcattctttttaatcaagaaaatctCCAAGCAATTATTCTCTTTAATTACCAATGTACTGCTTTCTggatcaatagatgaatagagaTTTCCTTCCAGAAACCCCTGACCCTTCAGCACAATGTTGATGTGATCAGGCAAAAACTGTACTTGAATGTCCTCCTTAGAACTGCCTTCTGGAAGCCGTATTGTTACTGTCAAATCATCTTCAGTCTGTTGCCAGTAATACAGAGGTTCTTCGATTTTCTCTGACATGttctcattcttattttcttcaagaTCTTGACCAACATGAACAAATGTGAAGGACCTGTAGGAGACAATCATCAGACCCTTCCCATCAGGCTCAATAGCAGCATAATGTGGTACTGACTTTCCACGGAGAATATCACgtttaataatttcatatttgttattatctttgttttttctgATAGTGACCCACTCCAAAGAAACACAGAATCCACTTCCTTTCATATCCAATTCCTCTTT includes the following:
- the LOC118552472 gene encoding LOW QUALITY PROTEIN: nudC domain-containing protein 1-like (The sequence of the model RefSeq protein was modified relative to this genomic sequence to represent the inferred CDS: inserted 1 base in 1 codon) translates to MREGYGVAANCSLRVKRPLLDIRFEGYQLFLTLLPCYQLELDTAVAEVELRDDQHTLEHMHAFGRYSYLHCDSWYQDSVYYTANLGRVMNLTVMLDTALGKPRGVFQLPTDLTAYDSRLCASVHFTSSTWVTLSDGTGRLYLIGTGERGNSASEKWEIMFNEELGNPFIIIHSVSLLNAEEHSVTTLLLRIEKEELDMKGSGFCVSLEWVTIRKNKDNNKYEIIKRDILRGKSVPHYAAIEPDGKGLMIVSYRSFTFVHVGQDLEENKNENMSEKIEEPLYYWQQTEDDLTVTIRLPEGSSKEDIQVQFLPDHINIVLKGQGFLEGNLYSSIDPESSTLVIKENNCLEIFLIKKNEGLTWPELVVGDKQGEFIRDSAQCAAIAKRLMHLTSEELNPNPDKEKPCNAQELEECDIFFEESSSLCRFDGSTLKTTHVVNLGSNQYLFSVIVDPKEVPCFCLRHDVDALXWQPHSSKQDDMWEHIATFNALGYVQASKRDKKFFACAPNYSYAALCECLRRVFIYRQPTPMSTVLYNRKEGKQIGQVAKQQVASLETNDPILDFQATNERLFVLTTKNLFLIKVNTEN